In a genomic window of Henningerozyma blattae CBS 6284 chromosome 9, complete genome:
- the SFP1 gene encoding zinc-coordinating transcription factor SFP1 (similar to Saccharomyces cerevisiae SFP1 (YLR403W); ancestral locus Anc_4.265), translating to MFSATLHDPAAEPEASHVASHVSHVASHLAPSVSHVPSHSSHISITNPSVATNTSTNTSTNTNTSTSTSTSTSTSTSSGPNSFSNTSPHITIAPPTPHTPTTMATPTQTPHQSSSAIDITGTAVRRDSILHAQGMGGVTWGSLAIGSWLRDEVQFHATLRQSRKNSILGGLPHDSRRSSHLGLNINNQYTQATTAPATTGFLQSHNSHNAFLSNLEKQYCKDYSCCGVSLPGLHDLLRHYEEAHITGANATTTSTTSINIGNGTSNSSANNTINNTSSSSSSSAAAAAAQVRSRQNTLFDNYSLQNKPHSNPRSRHKKNSVSYAPTTNSNLVDTIATNEVFLQLNKKVKLPDITTQPPEFDFDFVSPDSPHDQPSLHPPPPSFPTLMHTTDPFTTNTNTTIRPQSNKMMFDESVDVHGDVDVDEVDDDDDDDDDDEQDDDPFSKHTPLKSKPAIDPPHAKKQYNGYIDDPARRLYVMDREEHKPFKCPVIGCDKTYKNQNGLKYHKIHGHQNQKLHENQDGTFTIIDPDSNEPFPDGMGYEKDKPYRCEVCGKRYKNLNGLKYHRGHSTH from the coding sequence ATGTTCTCCGCGACGCTCCACGACCCAGCCGCCGAGCCTGAGGCCTCTCACGTGGCCTCTCATGTTTCTCATGTTGCCTCCCATCTAGCTCCTTCTGTCTCTCACGTGCCTTCTCACTCTTCTCACATCTCTATTACTAATCCAAGTGTAGCTACAAATACAAGCACAAATACAAGCACAAACACAAACACAAGCACAAGCACAAGCACAAGCACAAGCACAAGCACAAGCTCAGGACCAAACTCTTTCAGCAATACTTCCCCCCACATCACCATTGCTCCCCCCACTCCTCACACGCCAACGACAATGGCCACTCCAACACAAACGCCTCATCAGAGTAGTTCTGCCATCGATATAACCGGCACAGCTGTCCGTCGTGATTCTATACTCCATGCCCAAGGAATGGGCGGTGTTACCTGGGGGTCTCTGGCCATTGGATCTTGGCTTCGTGATGAAGTCCAATTCCATGCTACGTTGCGCCAGTCTCGTAAGAATAGTATATTGGGAGGACTCCCGCACGATTCTCGACGCTCATCCCATCTGGGTCTAAATATCAACAATCAATATACGCAAGCCACCACGGCACCCGCAACAACAGGCTTCTTACAATCTCACAACTCTCACAATGCCTTTCTTTCGAATTTGGAAAAACAGTATTGTAAAGATTATTCCTGTTGTGGCGTATCCTTGCCAGGCTTGCACGATTTATTAAGACATTACGAAGAAGCCCACATCACTGGTGCCAATGCCACTACAACCTCCACTACTAGTATAAACATCGGCAACGGCACTTCAAACTCATCTGCCAACAACACCATCAACAACACATCGTcttcctcctcctcctccgCCGCCGCCGCCGCCGCTCAAGTGCGTAGCAGGCAAAACACACTTTTCGATAACTATTCCTTACAAAATAAACCTCATTCCAATCCACGTTCTCGTCACAAGAAAAATTCCGTTTCTTATGCTCCAACAACAAACTCAAATCTAGTCGATACAATCGCCACCAACGAAGTGTTTTTGCAATTGAACAAGAAGGTCAAATTACCAGATATCACCACTCAACCTCCTGAATTCGATTTCGACTTTGTATCGCCCGATTCCCCACATGACCAACCCTCCCTTCACCCTCCTCCTCCGTCTTTCCCCACGCTCATGCACACCACCGATCCCTTTACAACAAATACCAATACCACTATCCGACCTCAATCCAATAAGATGATGTTTGATGAGAGTGTGGATGTGCATGGCGACGTTGATGTTGACGAGGTCGACGACGATGACGACGATGACGACGACGATGAACAAGATGATGACCCTTTCTCTAAGCATACCCCGTTGAAGTCTAAACCTGCAATAGATCCACCACATGCAAAGAAACAGTACAACGGGTATATAGACGATCCTGCAAGAAGATTATACGTGATGGACCGAGAAGAACACAAGCCGTTCAAGTGTCCTGTTATCGGCTGTGACAAGACGTATAAGAACCAAAACGGGTTGAAGTATCACAAGATCCATGGCCATCAAAACCAAAAATTACACGAAAACCAAGACGGCACGTTTACCATCATTGATCCGGACTCGAATGAACCGTTTCCTGATGGCATGGGCTATGAAAAGGATAAACCGTATAGATGTGAGGTCTGTGGTAAGAGGTATAAGAATTTGAATGGATTGAAGTATCATAGAGGGCATTCCACACATTAG